The following coding sequences are from one Gossypium hirsutum isolate 1008001.06 chromosome A12, Gossypium_hirsutum_v2.1, whole genome shotgun sequence window:
- the LOC107934696 gene encoding NAC domain-containing protein 73, which yields MTWCNDCSDVQTIERSSPPSYHKTVIAQRHKDCLLRACPSCGHQIKYRDQGGIHDLPGLPAGVKFDPTDQELLEHLEGKVRSDARKLHPLIDEFIPTIEGENGICYTHPEKLPGVSKDGLVRHFFHRPSKAYTTGTRKRRKVHTDTEGGETRWHKTGKTRPVFISGKVKGYKKILVLYTNYGKQRKPEKTNWVMHQYHLGNNEEEKDGELVISKVFYQTQPRQCGSIKDSLKLQSGHEASHHLKNNNNNGLVEFYNPSFISFDQGGQSRANPTQLLPHFAVHDGSFIP from the exons ATGACTTGGTGCAATGACTGTAGTGATGTACAAACTATTGAGAGAAGCTCTCCTCCATCTTATCATAAAACTGTTATTGCTCAAAGGCACAAAGATTGCCTACTTAGAGCATGTCCTTCTTGCGGTCATCAGATCAAATACCGTGATCAG GGTGGAATTCATGATTTGCCTGGATTACCTGCTGGAGTGAAGTTTGATCCAACAGATCAAGAGCTTCTTGAACATTTGGAAGGGAAGGTGCGCTCTGATGCTCGCAAGCTTCATCCTCTTATTGATGAATTTATTCCTACTATTGAAGGAGAGAATGGAATTTGCTACACTCATCCTGAGAAGTTGCCAG GAGTAAGCAAAGATGGCCTGGTTCGCCACTTCTTCCACCGGCCCTCCAAGGCATACACGACCGGGACTAGGAAAAGAAGAAAGGTTCACACCGACACAGAAGGCGGAGAGACCCGGTGGCACAAAACAGGCAAGACCAGGCCAGTTTTCATTAGTGGAAAAGTTAAGGGGTACAAGAAGATCTTGGTGCTTTACACCAACTATGGGAAGCAAAGGAAACCCGAGAAAACCAATTGGGTGATGCACCAGTACCATCTTGGCAACAATGAAGAAGAGAAGGACGGTGAGCTTGTCATTTCAAAAGTTTTCTACCAAACACAGCCTAGACAATGTGGTTCAATCAAGGACTCCCTAAAGTTGCAGAGTGGACATGAAGCTTCTCATCAccttaagaataataataacaatgggCTTGTCGAGTTCTATAACCCTTCTTTCATTTCCTTTGATCAAGGTGGCCAAAGCAGAGCCAATCCAACACAGCTACTTCCCCACTTTGCAGTCCATGATGGGTCTTTCATTCCTTGA
- the LOC107934703 gene encoding zinc finger protein MAGPIE gives MTEESISDVFVINPIPGSNPPVAKKKRNLPGTPDPEAEVIALSPKTLMATNRFLCEICGKGFQRDQNLQLHRRGHNLPWKLKQRSTKEVRKRVYVCPEKTCVHHHPSRALGDLTGIKKHFCRKHGEKKWKCDKCSKRYAVQSDWKAHSKTCGTREYKCDCGTLFSRRDSFITHRAFCDALAEETARVNAASSMHSNINHHLIGNQIGPPMAQHFPPIFKQISSNDVTIDQTRCGLSLWMGQASQFHDSIPKSLQEIHQFGSVISGSIYSDLLVSTSNPPASGYHLNWVLGNKVSSSHAEELTSTSLPLNNVKENGAQLVSVPSLFSTQKLHSHQPTSENMSATALLQKAAQIGATSTDTSFLGSLGTKCSNSQIQDGNKYSGLYVSNTPPTSFGSDLENSANDISNLNQLQMQPAKRQRLQNEDSSGGQTRDFLGVGVLPICHPSSINGWT, from the exons ATGACAGAAGAATCAATTTCAGATGTTTTTGTGATTAATCCTATACCTGGATCCAATCCTCCAGTtgcaaagaagaaaagaaacctaCCGGGAACACCAG ATCCGGAAGCAGAAGTCATAGCCTTGTCCCCAAAGACTCTGATGGCAACCAACAGATTCTTGTGTGAAATATGCGGTAAGGGTTTCCAAAGAGATCAAAACCTTCAACTTCATCGGCGGGGACATAACCTTCCGTGGAAGCTGAAGCAAAGGAGCACTAAAGAAGTAAGAAAACGCGTCTACGTGTGCCCTGAAAAGACCTGCGTGCATCACCATCCTTCAAGGGCTCTTGGGGACCTCACCGGTATAAAGAAACACTTCTGTCGGAAGCATGGAGAGAAGAAGTGGAAGTGCGACAAGTGCTCCAAGCGATACGCTGTGCAGTCAGATTGGAAAGCACACTCCAAAACCTGCGGCACCAGGGAATACAAATGCGACTGTGGTACTTTATTTTCAAG AAGAGATAGCTTCATCACTCATCGGGCCTTCTGCGATGCCCTGGCAGAGGAAACCGCTAGAGTAAATGCAGCTTCCAGCATGCATAGCAATATCAATCACCATCTTATAGGGAACCAAATAGGACCGCCCATGGCACAACATTTTCCCCCTATTTTCAAGCAAATTTCGAGCAATGACGTAACGATAGATCAAACTAGATGTGGACTTTCCTTATGGATGGGCCAAGCATCTCAATTCCACGACTCAATTCCCAAAAGTCTCCAAGAGATTCATCAATTTGGTTCCGTGATTTCGGGATCCATATACAGTGATCTGCTAGTTTCAACTTCGAATCCTCCTGCATCTGGTTATCACTTAAATTGGGTGTTAGGGAATAAGGTGTCATCGAGTCATGCTGAAGAGCTAACAAGCACTTCCCTTCCTTTGAACAATGTCAAAGAAAATGGAGCTCAGCTTGTGAGTGTTCCTTCATTATTCAGTACCCAAAAGCTCCACTCTCATCAACCCACATCCGAAAATATGTCTGCCACAGCTTTGTTGCAGAAAGCCGCCCAAATTGGTGCTACTTCTACTGACACATCATTCCTAGGAAGCTTGGGAACCAAGTGTAGCAACAGTCAAATTCAAGATGGGAACAAGTATAGTGGTCTGTATGTGTCAAATACTCCACCAACTAGTTTTGGAAGTGATCTAGAAAATTCAGCAAATGACATTTCCAATTTGAATCAACTGCAAATGCAGCCTGCAAAGCGTCAGCGCTTGCAGAACGAAGATAGTAGTGGCGGACAAACAAGAGACTTTTTGGGCGTCGGAGTACTGCCTATCTGTCACCCGTCTTCAATCAATGGATGGACATGA